Sequence from the Pseudomonas frederiksbergensis genome:
TGCGCCCGGTCAGGACCATCGACAGCGGCAACAGGAAGTACCCCAATGATACGTCCAGGCTGTAGCCGTTGAGCGGTGCCCACATGAACAGCCACAACTGCGCGCCCATCAGTGCCGATGACACGATCGCCCCGAGCAGCAGGCGTGGTGCGGCGACCAGGCGTGCGACCAGGTCCGAGACCAGTTTCCATTCGCGGGAGATCATCATGAACGCGGTCATGCACGGCATCGTCAACAGCATGCGCCAACCGAAAATCTCCAGGCCGGTCAGTGGCGTGAGCAGCGAGGTGTAGTAATACATGACGGCGAACAGGACGGATGCCGCGACGGATAAAGCGATGCCTTTGGACAAGGTGATTCTCTTGAGGACATTCAGCTCAACACAATGGTTTCTGTCAGGAATCGGTGTAGGTTACGACGTACGTGGCACGCGCCCCGGCACGAAGTGACTCACATCGTTGAAGCCCGGCGTCGACGCATGCCCCGGCGTGACCAGCGAATCGATGAACGCTTCATCTTGCGCGGTGATTTTCACCGCCTGCGCCTTGGTGTACGCATCCCATTGTTCCTCGGTGCGCGGCCCGACGATGGCCGAGGTCACGGCGCTGTTGTTCAGCACCCAGGCGATGGCGAACTCGACGATGCCCACGCCCCGATCCTGGGTGTATTGCAGGATCTGCTGGGCAATGCGCAGGGATTCGACCCGCCATTCGGTTTCCAGGATGCGCTTGTCCTGGCGTCCGGCACGGCTGTTGGCGTCCGGTGCCACGTCCGGCGCGTACTTGCCACTGAGCACGCCTCGGGCCAGGGGGCTGAACGGCACCACGCCGAGGCCGTAGTTCTGCGCAGCGGTGATCTGCTCGGTTTCCGCCTGGCGGTTGACGATGTTGTACAGCGGTTGGCTGATCACCGGACGGTCGATGCCCAGGCTGTCGGCAATGCGGATCACCTCGGCGATGCGCCAGCCGCGATAGTTCGACAGGCCCCAGTAGCGGATCTTGCCCTGGCGAATCAGGTCGCCGATGGCCGACACGGTGACATGCAGCGGCGTGTTGTGGTCTTCGCGGTGCAGGTAATAGATGTCCAGGTAATCGGTGCCCAGGCGCGTCAGGCTGGCCTCGATGCCGTTGAACAGGTGCTTGCGGCTCAGGCCGCTGCGGTTGGGCACGCCGTCCGGCGGGCCGAAACCGACCTTGGTGGCGAGCACCCATTCGTGGCGGCGACTGGCAATCGCCTCGCCGACGATTTCTTCGGAGCGACCGCCGGTGTAGACGTCCGCGGTGTCGATGAAATTGATGCCCTGGTCCCAGGCCTTGTCGATGATCCGCAGCGAATCCTCGGTGCTGGTCTGTTCGCCGAACATCATGGTGCCCAGGGTCAACGTCGAGACTTGCAACCCGGAATGGCCTAGCGTGCGGTAGCTCATGACAAGATCCTTTTATCCATGGGGAAAGGCTCAATCAAATACCAGAACCGCCGCCTGGATCCAACCGTTTTTCTCAAACACCGCGAAATCGACTGTGGGATCAGGGATCAGGCCCGCAGGGTGCGGGTCATGCGCAACGCCAGCAGGCTGCCGCAGACAATCACGCCCGCCAGCAAATACAACGCCGCATCGGTCGAGCCGGTGGCGTCCTTGACCCAGCCCACCAGGTAGGGGCTGAGGAAACCGGCCATCTGGCCCATGGAGTTGATCAACGCCAACCCACCGGCTGCCGCGCCGGCGCTGAGCAGGGCGGTAGGCACCGGCCAGAACATCGGGAGGCCGGTGAGGGCGCCCATGGTGGCGATGGACAGGCCAAGGATGGCAATGGCCGGGGTGGTGGCGAAATTGACCGCGATCAGCAAGCCCACCGCGCCCATCAACATCGGCACGACCAGGTGCCAGCGACGCTCCTTGTGCAGATCCGCCGAGCGGCCCACCAGCAACATGAACAGCGCAGCCAGCAGATACGGAATCGCACTCAGCCAGCCGATCACCAGGTTATCGCTGAAACCGAGGTTCTTGATGATCGACGGCAGCCAGAAATTGATGGCGTATACGCCGCTCTGGATGCAGAAGTACACCAGGCCAAAGGCCCAGATCGCCGGGTTCTTGAACACGGCCGCCAAGGAGTCGGTGCTGGTTTTCGGCTTGTTGGCCAGGTCTTCGGCGTGGTCGGCGGTGAGCACCGCGCGTTCATGATCGGTCAGCCAGGTGGCTTTGGCGAAGGTGTCGCTGAGCAGGAAGAACGCCAGGGCTCCGAGGATCACCGTCGGAACGCCTTGCAGCAGGAACATCCACTGCCAGCCCGACAGGCCGCCCTGGCCGGCGGCGAAGTGGTTGAGAATCCAGCCGGAGAACGGGCTGCCCAACAGGCCGGATACGGGAATCGCCGACATGAACAGCGCCATGATCCGACCACGGCGGAACGTCGGGAACCACTGCGAGAGGTACAGCACGACGCCAGGAAAGAACCCGGCTTCAGCGGCGCCGGTGAACAGCCGCAAGGTGTAGAACTGGGTCGGCGTGGTCACGAACAACAGGCAGGTCGACAGCGTGCCCCAGGTGATCATCATCAAGGCGATCCAGCGCCGTGGCCCGAACCTGGTCAAGGCCAGGTTGCTCGGCACGCCGCACAGCACGTAGCCGATGAAAAAGATCCCGGCGCCGAGGCCGTATACGGTTTCGCTGAATTTCAACGCGTCGAGCATCTGCAACTTGGCGAAGCCAACGTTCACTCGGTCCAGGTAATTGAACAAGTAGCAGATGAAAATGAAGGGGATCAGGCGCAGGGTGATGCGCTTGTAGACGGTATTTTTTTCGTCAGGGGTAGCCAGGAGGGCTGTTGCGCTCTGGGACATGGCGGGTCTCTCTTTATTATGATTTTGGCGTGCCAAGGGGTAACGTTGACTGCCCCTTGAGTCTCGGCCAGCCCAAGGTCCCGTGTCTTTGTGCCGGAGCACAGGGTTTGCAGGCCGACCCTGTGCGCCTGACCAATCCTCCGGGCGACGCACCACAAAACAACAATCATGCCGCTTGCAAGGAACTCCCATGTTCGAACTCGATCACGACCTGGCGCAGGACATCGTCGACCGGGCGATGACGATCTTGCCCTATAACGTCAACGTCATGGACAACCAGGGCCTGATCCTCGGCAGCGGCGAGCGCGAGCGCATCAATACCCGCCATGAGGGTGCGCAACTGGTCCTCGCCAATGGTCGGGTAGTGGAAATCGACGAGCACACCGCCGTGCACCTCAAGGGCGTGCAGCCGGGGATCAACCTGCCGTTGATGCTCGACCAGCGGCTGATCGGCGTGCTGGGCATCACCGGCGAACCCGCGCAGTTGCGCACCTACGCCGAACTGGTGCGCATGACCGCTGAAATGCTGCTCGGCCAACGCAACCAGCAGGCCGAGCAACAATGGCGCCGCCAGCGTTGCGATGACCTGCTGGCGTTGCTGCTGGGTGATGCCGGGGATTCGCCACGGTTGCTCGATGAAGCTCGGCAAATGGGCCTCAAGCCACAGCTGTCACGGGTGCCTTGTTTGTTTGAATTGGGCCTGGAGCATGGCCCCGGGCAAACCGTCGAGTCCCTGAGCGCCTGGCTGATGTCACGCTACCCGGACAGCTGGTGCCTGACTTCGTCCAAATCGTCGTTGCTCTGGTGCCGACCGGTCACGGCCTCGGTGGAGAACGAGCGGCTGCTGGGCAAGCTCGACGGCCTGGGCTGGAGCATCCTTCGAGTGGCGGTGGGCGGCCAGGCCGAAGGCTTGGCGGGCCTGCGCCGTTGCTACCGGCGGGTGGCGGACCTGCTGGCGTATGGTCGTGACGTCCTGCCGCAATCGCGCTTGCTGATCCTCAATCGCTACCGTCTGCCTGTGATGCTCTGGCGGCATCGCAGCGATGACGCCCTCGATGAACTGCTCAGCCCCTTGCGCAAAGTGATCGCCAAGGACAGCAACGGCCAATTGCTCGCTACGCTGCGAAGCTGGTGCGAACACGACGGCCAGAGCCAGGCTTGCGCAGACGCCCTGGGCATCCACCGCAACAGCCTGCGCTATCGCATGGAGCGCATCGCCGAACTCAGCGGCGTCGACCCGCTCAGGCTGGATGGGATGCTGGCGTTGTATCTGGGGGTCCAATTGTTGCCACATGATCCAGATTTACCGGCATGAACCCTTCGCGAGCCTGCTCGCGAAGGGGCCGGCAATGCCGGACCGCCATTTTTGTGAGTTTGACCAATAATGTCCAAGGAGTTTTGTGCGGCGGACCGGCGTCAGGGTCGTGTTCAGCTGGCAGCATGCTGTGCATCGGAACCGGAGAACAAAAATGAAAATAATCATCGCCCCCGACTCGTTCAAGGACAGCCTTAGCGCCCAAGGCGTGGCGCACGCCATCGCAGAAGGGTTGGCCCAGGTCTGGCCGGCTGCGCAATTGATCAAGTGCCCGATGGCCGATGGCGGTGAGGGAACGGTAGAGGCGGTGCTGGCGGCCTGTGATGGCCAATGGCGTGGGGCGCGAGTCCGTGGCCCGCTGGGCGCCGCTGTCGAAGCCCGCTGGGGCTGGTTGCCCGACAGCCGTACCGCGATCATCGAGATGGCCGAGGCCAGCGGCCTGCAATTGGTACCACCCGGGCAGCGCGACGCCTGTTCCAGCAGCACGTTTGGAACCGGCGAACTGATCCGCGCCGCCCTGGATGAAGGTGCCAGCCGGGTCATCCTGGCAATTGGCGGCAGCGCCACCAACGACGGCGGGGCAGGGGCGATGCAGGCTTTGGGCGTGGCATTGCTGGATGATCAGGGCCAGGCGCTACCGCCCGGAGGGCTGGCGTTGGGCAAACTGGCACGTATCGACCTGCGCGACCTGGACCCGCGCCTGGCCGGCGTGCGTTTCGAAATCGCCGCTGATGTTGACAACCCGCTCTGCGGCCCCCACGGCGCTTCGGCCGTGTTTGGCCCGCAAAAAGGCGCCTCCGCCGAGCAGGTGCAGCAACTTGACCGGGCGCTGGCGCACTTCGCCGGACACTGTGCCCAGGTGCTCGACCGTGACGTTAGCGACGAACCCGGCAGCGGTGCCGCCGGCGGCCTGGGCTTCGCCGCCAAGGCTTTCCTCAAGGCGCAATTTCGGACCGGCGTGGAAGTCGTCGCGCAATTGACCGGATTGGCCGATGCCATCGACGGTGCCGACCTGGTGGTCACCGGTGAAGGTCGTTTCGACGCCCAGACCCTGCGTGGCAAGACGCCGTATGGCGTCGCCCGCATCGCCCAGCGCCGCGGCGTGCCGGTGGTGGTCATCGCCGGTACGCTGGGGGAGGGCTACGAAGCGCTTTATGAACACGGTATCGATGCCGCGTTTGCCTTGGCGAACGGGCCGATGACGCTGCAAGAAGCCTGCACCGATGCGCCGCGCCTGCTGGCCGAGCGGGCCCGGGATATCGCCCGGCTCTGGCAAGTGGCGGCCCGCTGAATTGGCCCGCGAGGCCGTCGCCAGGATCCGTCAGCCACCGCAGATTGCCTTCGGACATTGACCCGCCCGCACACCCTGCGTAGCCTTGCGCCTTCGAGGTTCTTCGGCACGCGCCGAAGCTAAGAAGGGAACGCGGTCCAAGCCGCGGCTGCCCCCGCAACTGTG
This genomic interval carries:
- a CDS encoding sugar diacid recognition domain-containing protein produces the protein MFELDHDLAQDIVDRAMTILPYNVNVMDNQGLILGSGERERINTRHEGAQLVLANGRVVEIDEHTAVHLKGVQPGINLPLMLDQRLIGVLGITGEPAQLRTYAELVRMTAEMLLGQRNQQAEQQWRRQRCDDLLALLLGDAGDSPRLLDEARQMGLKPQLSRVPCLFELGLEHGPGQTVESLSAWLMSRYPDSWCLTSSKSSLLWCRPVTASVENERLLGKLDGLGWSILRVAVGGQAEGLAGLRRCYRRVADLLAYGRDVLPQSRLLILNRYRLPVMLWRHRSDDALDELLSPLRKVIAKDSNGQLLATLRSWCEHDGQSQACADALGIHRNSLRYRMERIAELSGVDPLRLDGMLALYLGVQLLPHDPDLPA
- a CDS encoding MFS transporter; the protein is MSQSATALLATPDEKNTVYKRITLRLIPFIFICYLFNYLDRVNVGFAKLQMLDALKFSETVYGLGAGIFFIGYVLCGVPSNLALTRFGPRRWIALMMITWGTLSTCLLFVTTPTQFYTLRLFTGAAEAGFFPGVVLYLSQWFPTFRRGRIMALFMSAIPVSGLLGSPFSGWILNHFAAGQGGLSGWQWMFLLQGVPTVILGALAFFLLSDTFAKATWLTDHERAVLTADHAEDLANKPKTSTDSLAAVFKNPAIWAFGLVYFCIQSGVYAINFWLPSIIKNLGFSDNLVIGWLSAIPYLLAALFMLLVGRSADLHKERRWHLVVPMLMGAVGLLIAVNFATTPAIAILGLSIATMGALTGLPMFWPVPTALLSAGAAAGGLALINSMGQMAGFLSPYLVGWVKDATGSTDAALYLLAGVIVCGSLLALRMTRTLRA
- a CDS encoding aldo/keto reductase, which translates into the protein MSYRTLGHSGLQVSTLTLGTMMFGEQTSTEDSLRIIDKAWDQGINFIDTADVYTGGRSEEIVGEAIASRRHEWVLATKVGFGPPDGVPNRSGLSRKHLFNGIEASLTRLGTDYLDIYYLHREDHNTPLHVTVSAIGDLIRQGKIRYWGLSNYRGWRIAEVIRIADSLGIDRPVISQPLYNIVNRQAETEQITAAQNYGLGVVPFSPLARGVLSGKYAPDVAPDANSRAGRQDKRILETEWRVESLRIAQQILQYTQDRGVGIVEFAIAWVLNNSAVTSAIVGPRTEEQWDAYTKAQAVKITAQDEAFIDSLVTPGHASTPGFNDVSHFVPGRVPRTS
- a CDS encoding glycerate kinase translates to MKIIIAPDSFKDSLSAQGVAHAIAEGLAQVWPAAQLIKCPMADGGEGTVEAVLAACDGQWRGARVRGPLGAAVEARWGWLPDSRTAIIEMAEASGLQLVPPGQRDACSSSTFGTGELIRAALDEGASRVILAIGGSATNDGGAGAMQALGVALLDDQGQALPPGGLALGKLARIDLRDLDPRLAGVRFEIAADVDNPLCGPHGASAVFGPQKGASAEQVQQLDRALAHFAGHCAQVLDRDVSDEPGSGAAGGLGFAAKAFLKAQFRTGVEVVAQLTGLADAIDGADLVVTGEGRFDAQTLRGKTPYGVARIAQRRGVPVVVIAGTLGEGYEALYEHGIDAAFALANGPMTLQEACTDAPRLLAERARDIARLWQVAAR